CTGTCGCATTCTCTTTATGCCAGCAGACtctcttctgtttttttttttttttttttttttaaatgggtgaTTCCCAGACGTTGGAGATTTAGctgctccatgtcaacctttctcaCTTGTTGTGACATCTAACCATGCCACTCCCATATGCGTCAAAGTAgccggagcaacttttctctatttatgGATATGACGAGACACACGGTTGAGTAACGTGTATATACACAATTTTGCATGAAAAGCATCCCACCTGGTCTGAAATATAAACCCTTATAAcaggcttaccatagtgaattAGGGTaggacaaaaacatgttttgtaagAAGGATTGTATAGATTTATGTAGATTATtgttcattttgaaaaaaaaaaaagaaaaaaaacttacataGTGCACCTTTTAAAAATCAACAAGAGTAGCTCAAAACTGctgatatttaaaatttttgttCCAGGTGGCGATGAGAGCTCTGGGTTTTGAGGTGAAGAAAGTAGACGTGTTGAAGATCTTAAAAGACTACGACAGAGAAGGAACTGGGAAAATAGCATTTGAAGATTTCAAAGAAGTGGGTAAGTTAAGTTCACTACTCGTCAATAGGCCTAGACCACGAAATGCTTCGCAGGAATGCTACTGCTGAAATCTGGAGCACATAAATGTATGTAACGTAATAAATATTCTGCTTGCTTTGTGTGAATACTTCATTAGCATTTATACTCCAGACAAAGTAATATCattctcttaaagtgacagacaTGATATTGGAGCGAGACCCAAAAGAGGAAATAATGAAGGCGTTTAAACTGTTCGATGATGATGAAACGGGAAAGATAAGCCTGAGAAACCTTCGGCGAGTTGCTCGTGAACTGGGCGAAGACATGAGCGACGAAGACCTGCGAGCCATGATTGATGAATTTGACACTGATGGGGACGGAGAGAGTAAGTTGCTGGATTTTTATCTAGGGAGAGGAACAAAGTGCTATTTTTATTGCCTCTGATGAATGGAAGTAATTACTGTGCTTTTCCCAGTTGGCCCAAAGTGCTTTTCTCAATTAAGACCCAGCAAATTAATGTATTGCAGCCAACAAAAATGGGAACAGTGGAAATGAAGGCTGAGTTGAAAGCTGTTTGTGTGTCCTTTGGCATTGTGAAGAGCTATGATATGTAATTTAATCAGCAAAATATTAATTGTCTATGCTGTGAACAAGTAGGTTAAAAGCAAAGTGAATTTAAGTGATCACATTTGTTCTTGTACTGTCTTTCAGTTAATCAAGAGGAGTTCATCTCCATCATGACCGGAGACTCGTGAGCAGCTGTGACTCAAGTAGACTGTTTGCTGAAGATTTGGCTGCATATAAGATCCAATCGATCAGACAAACCGATCTAATGAACAGTAAACCTCATTTCAAATGTATGGAACGGTAGGTCCGGTTGGTGCTAAAGTTTTGGACAGAAGCTTGAACTGAACTGGCCGTGAAGGACGAACAACATTTCAGGTCATGAATAGgttgtttagattttttttagggATACTTTGTTGTTTTATCATTGCAAATGTGTTATGTCTTTATCATTACTAGTTTGCATTGTAGTTGTTCATTTTGCATTTGAAATAACATTCCAAAGTActatttattgtaaatgaacagtaaaaacataattttcgCTTGTCTCTTTGACTAAACGGCAGTCATCTTCAATTGGAGAGTCACAGGTCTGTTCTGATAGGgtaaaaacacactgtttttgtgtgtgtccctttaaatgcaaatgatctgctgctccGGGCCAGTTTTCCAGAAGGgggcagagctttaacagctcaacaacaacaaagctggagagtCTCacaatgaggattgtcagtaacggtgttcagccttacattgttcaaaccggagtcgacactgatggagagactcaggaagaagttacaacttttagaatgaaactggacgtttctgaatggttagtggataaatttatgtagttgctgtggagttgattcaactcaacgactagcatgtgccatcatgttcatcttttgtgcaaatccagtgttgaattgatcctcgtttgtgaagcagtccggcataaaatgacggcatgacaacaacactctacaacaactcttcctcttctctaaagcagcccaacatggcctcgccccctttgttgtgtgttctcgggggcagggtttatgtaaatttagaGTTTGGTGTAGTACAAACTAcaagccatttgttgtagtcctttaaaaactgatttctgtaaaagaaaatatctccctttgcattgaacgtTGAGTGTTGTCATTAAATTGCAGATGTTATTTATGCTCAAACAGGATCATTACATGCtgactaaagttaaaaaagacagcaggtttattaggctgctgtcactttaagaccaaatgcactgttccaatatactgttacacatgcgtttctCTCAACTGTTTGCGTTCACTTACGACGAGGATACTTGCAAACACGGCATTTTGACACGTATGTGTATTTAACCGTTCAAGCCCAATTATGCGGCAAAAGAAACTCGCACATATAGCGAAATTAGTTCTCTTTCGCTGCTTACTGCGCTTCAACGGCTTTAAATCTCTTGTTTTTAAACCGCAATGCTTGAAAACACGTAAACGATAAAACGATAAGCTTTGACCATGCAGAACAGCAATGTCACATGAGTGTAACCACAGTAGATACAGTCCAGATAGTCCAAAATCTCTACCGGTTGACAAATTTCTTCTGTTAATCGTGTCTActggaatatttttttgtagtcATGTCTTTACGTCATTGTTTTTAAACTGATTCCAGGCAATGCAGCTCAATTTTTCTGAAACAGCATGGGATTGCAATTCTTTTCCAGCTTTTTAAGGTCACTTATTGcaagattatattaaatatatgataaataataggaatgttaataatataatgtaataattatattattattaactccACAtaaaagccatattttataatgctCATGCTGAgcctttttttataattaaaattctgATTATGAATGTACTTAATccaaaatgtaataattgtgATGTATCATTGAAGAATCTTTTTGTgagcaactttttatttttttgccttttCTTCCCTGTTGTTTAGTggcatgttattttgttgattATAAGATTAAAAGGGGATTTCTCAGTCTTGGCCAATAGAGGGAGACATTATTCATAGAAAAGCTGTTTTGCTGTTTTAATCATTGGGTTTTCAAAAAGACTGCAGTAGTTGTTATAGTCCAAGGAAAAGAGagattttttgttaaaaataccATAACTTTTAATAAAATTCCTTCAGAATCCAGGCACAGTCAAGGAAAC
The nucleotide sequence above comes from Chanodichthys erythropterus isolate Z2021 chromosome 10, ASM2448905v1, whole genome shotgun sequence. Encoded proteins:
- the cetn3 gene encoding centrin-3; this encodes MSLSLRTDLTADKSKRKKRRELTEEQKDEIKEAFELFDTDKDKEIDYHELKVAMRALGFEVKKVDVLKILKDYDREGTGKIAFEDFKEVVTDMILERDPKEEIMKAFKLFDDDETGKISLRNLRRVARELGEDMSDEDLRAMIDEFDTDGDGEINQEEFISIMTGDS